The following proteins are co-located in the Solanum pennellii chromosome 1, SPENNV200 genome:
- the LOC107015718 gene encoding IQ domain-containing protein IQM2-like isoform X1, translating into MGISFTCPLASHTDLENSLESVIVKSINFGDNEHKTPLRSISFKIEDSEPIVMQSDGSGNMLIEKSVSLRTKENVVAYPSSDDMMNQQSTKSPLLDCSSSPKHEAAVKLQKVYKSFRTRRKLADCAVLIEQSWWKLLDFAELKHSSISFFDLDKHETAISRWSRARTRAAKLGKGLSKNSKARKLALQHWLEAVSKTVYGFLILSFWISYVLSGTNMDVVFLYKQIDPRHRYGHNLHFYYVQWLHSQSKEPFFYWLDIGEGKEVNLVDKCPRWKLQQQCIKYLGPMERKAYEVTVDDQNLFYKETGKLLDTTGEPKRAKWIFVLSTSKTLYVGKKKKGTFQHSSFLAGGATLAAGRIVVEQGVLKAVWPHSGHYRPTPENFQDFISFLRENDVDLSDVKLDCVDEEDSIGKKSGVYLRRNASDDDVGQKDGLETGENDLEDVTTSDTNELKEEATFAASSHSFNYKLANLRIPNKDDLLEKLASESATVESISPTDGYESAEELIDIEQESKEDIIPQESILKRINSHKGMKSFQLGKQLSSKWSTGAGPRIGCLRDYPSQLQSHALEEANLSQRSVCRLKFYSRASSFSREMQVSCSI; encoded by the exons ATGGGGATATCGTTTACATGTCCACTTGCTTCTCATACTGATTTGGAAAACAGTCTTGAATCTGTAATTGTGAAGTCTATCAACTTTGGTGATAATGAGCATAAGACGCCATTACGATCTATTAGCTTCAAAATTGAAGATTCTGAACCTATAGTGATGCAATCAGATGGTTCAGGAAATATGCTGATAGAAAAATCTGTCAGCTTAAGGACAAAGGAAAATGTAGTTGCCTATCCATCTTCAGATGATATGATGAATCAACAAAGTACGAAATCGCCTTTGTTGGATTGTAGCAGCAGCCCAAAACATGAGGCAGCTGTAAAGTTGCAGAAAGTATACAAGAGCTTTcgaacaagaagaaaattagcAGATTGTGCTGTACTCATTGAGCAGAGttg GTGGAAGTTATTAGATTTTGCAGAACTCAAACATAGTTCCATTTCATTTTTTGATCTTGACAAGCACGAAACAGCAATTTCGCGCTGGTCAAGAGCAAGAACTAGAGCTGCAAAG CTAGGCAAAGGCTTATCTAAGAATAGCAAAGCTAGAAAACTTGCTTTACAACATTGGCTTGAAGCTGTAAGTAAAACTGTTTATGGTTTCTTGATTTTGTCTTTTTGGATCAGTTATGTATTATCAGGCACTAACATGGATGTGGTTTTTTTATATAAACAGATCGATCCACGACATCGTTATGGACACAACTTGCATTTCTATTATGTTCAATGGTTGCATTCTCAAAGTAAAGAGCCATTCTTCTACTGGTTGGATATTGGAGAAGGAAAAGAAGTTAATCTTGTTGACAAATGCCCCCGATGGAAACTTCAACAACAATGCATCAAGTACCTTGGTCCT ATGGAAAGAAAGGCTTATGAGGTCACAGTGGACGACCAGAATCTCTTCTACAAAGAGACTGGGAAGCTCCTTGACACCACTGGTGAACCAAAACGTGCTAAGTGGATATTTGTCCTCAGCACCTCGAAAACCTTATATGTtgggaagaaaaagaaaggaacatTTCAGCATTCCAGTTTCTTGGCCGGGGGCGCGACTTTAGCTGCTGGCAGGATAGTTGTGGAACAAGGAGTCTTGAAG GCTGTCTGGCCTCACAGTGGACATTATCGACCTACTCCAGAAAACTTTCAAGACTTCATTTCGTTTCTTAGGGAGAACGATGTGGACCTAAGCGATGTTAAG CTTGATTGTGTCGACGAAGAAGATTCTATTGGCAAGAAGAGTGGTGTATACCTCAGACGTAATGCTTCAGATGATGACGTAGGTCAAAAAGATGGTCTGGAGACTGGAGAGAATGATTTGGAAGACGTAACGACTTCAGATACAAATGAGTTGAAAGAAGAAGCAACTTTTGCTGCTTCATCTCATAGCTTCAATTACAAACTGGCTAATCTACGAATTCCTAACAAGGATGATTTACTAGAGAAATTGGCAAGTGAAAGTGCAACTGTTGAATCCATTTCACCAACAGATGGATATGAATCAGCAGAAGAGTTAATTGATATTGAACAAGAAAGTAAAGAAGATATAATTCCACAAGAATCTATACTGAAGAGGATAAATTCACACAAGGGAATGAAGTCATTTCAATTAGGGAAACAATTGTCTAGTAAATGGAGTACTGGAGCTGGACCTCGAATCGGATGCTTAAGAGATTACCCTTCGCAACTGCAATCACATGCATTAGAAGAAGCTAACTTGTCCCAGAGGAGTGTTTGTCGTCTCAAGTTTTATTCAAGGGCATCAAGCTTTAGTAGGGAAATGCAAGTGTCATGTTCTATCTGA
- the LOC107015718 gene encoding IQ domain-containing protein IQM2-like isoform X2, with the protein MGISFTCPLASHTDLENSLESVIVKSINFGDNEHKTPLRSISFKIEDSEPIVMQSDGSGNMLIEKSVSLRTKENVVAYPSSDDMMNQQSTKSPLLDCSSSPKHEAAVKLQKVYKSFRTRRKLADCAVLIEQSWWKLLDFAELKHSSISFFDLDKHETAISRWSRARTRAAKLGKGLSKNSKARKLALQHWLEAIDPRHRYGHNLHFYYVQWLHSQSKEPFFYWLDIGEGKEVNLVDKCPRWKLQQQCIKYLGPMERKAYEVTVDDQNLFYKETGKLLDTTGEPKRAKWIFVLSTSKTLYVGKKKKGTFQHSSFLAGGATLAAGRIVVEQGVLKAVWPHSGHYRPTPENFQDFISFLRENDVDLSDVKLDCVDEEDSIGKKSGVYLRRNASDDDVGQKDGLETGENDLEDVTTSDTNELKEEATFAASSHSFNYKLANLRIPNKDDLLEKLASESATVESISPTDGYESAEELIDIEQESKEDIIPQESILKRINSHKGMKSFQLGKQLSSKWSTGAGPRIGCLRDYPSQLQSHALEEANLSQRSVCRLKFYSRASSFSREMQVSCSI; encoded by the exons ATGGGGATATCGTTTACATGTCCACTTGCTTCTCATACTGATTTGGAAAACAGTCTTGAATCTGTAATTGTGAAGTCTATCAACTTTGGTGATAATGAGCATAAGACGCCATTACGATCTATTAGCTTCAAAATTGAAGATTCTGAACCTATAGTGATGCAATCAGATGGTTCAGGAAATATGCTGATAGAAAAATCTGTCAGCTTAAGGACAAAGGAAAATGTAGTTGCCTATCCATCTTCAGATGATATGATGAATCAACAAAGTACGAAATCGCCTTTGTTGGATTGTAGCAGCAGCCCAAAACATGAGGCAGCTGTAAAGTTGCAGAAAGTATACAAGAGCTTTcgaacaagaagaaaattagcAGATTGTGCTGTACTCATTGAGCAGAGttg GTGGAAGTTATTAGATTTTGCAGAACTCAAACATAGTTCCATTTCATTTTTTGATCTTGACAAGCACGAAACAGCAATTTCGCGCTGGTCAAGAGCAAGAACTAGAGCTGCAAAG CTAGGCAAAGGCTTATCTAAGAATAGCAAAGCTAGAAAACTTGCTTTACAACATTGGCTTGAAGCT ATCGATCCACGACATCGTTATGGACACAACTTGCATTTCTATTATGTTCAATGGTTGCATTCTCAAAGTAAAGAGCCATTCTTCTACTGGTTGGATATTGGAGAAGGAAAAGAAGTTAATCTTGTTGACAAATGCCCCCGATGGAAACTTCAACAACAATGCATCAAGTACCTTGGTCCT ATGGAAAGAAAGGCTTATGAGGTCACAGTGGACGACCAGAATCTCTTCTACAAAGAGACTGGGAAGCTCCTTGACACCACTGGTGAACCAAAACGTGCTAAGTGGATATTTGTCCTCAGCACCTCGAAAACCTTATATGTtgggaagaaaaagaaaggaacatTTCAGCATTCCAGTTTCTTGGCCGGGGGCGCGACTTTAGCTGCTGGCAGGATAGTTGTGGAACAAGGAGTCTTGAAG GCTGTCTGGCCTCACAGTGGACATTATCGACCTACTCCAGAAAACTTTCAAGACTTCATTTCGTTTCTTAGGGAGAACGATGTGGACCTAAGCGATGTTAAG CTTGATTGTGTCGACGAAGAAGATTCTATTGGCAAGAAGAGTGGTGTATACCTCAGACGTAATGCTTCAGATGATGACGTAGGTCAAAAAGATGGTCTGGAGACTGGAGAGAATGATTTGGAAGACGTAACGACTTCAGATACAAATGAGTTGAAAGAAGAAGCAACTTTTGCTGCTTCATCTCATAGCTTCAATTACAAACTGGCTAATCTACGAATTCCTAACAAGGATGATTTACTAGAGAAATTGGCAAGTGAAAGTGCAACTGTTGAATCCATTTCACCAACAGATGGATATGAATCAGCAGAAGAGTTAATTGATATTGAACAAGAAAGTAAAGAAGATATAATTCCACAAGAATCTATACTGAAGAGGATAAATTCACACAAGGGAATGAAGTCATTTCAATTAGGGAAACAATTGTCTAGTAAATGGAGTACTGGAGCTGGACCTCGAATCGGATGCTTAAGAGATTACCCTTCGCAACTGCAATCACATGCATTAGAAGAAGCTAACTTGTCCCAGAGGAGTGTTTGTCGTCTCAAGTTTTATTCAAGGGCATCAAGCTTTAGTAGGGAAATGCAAGTGTCATGTTCTATCTGA